A stretch of DNA from Plasmodium brasilianum strain Bolivian I chromosome 3, whole genome shotgun sequence:
tttgtgAATGTAGCTCCTTCGCAGATATGGTCACTAACGGAAAATTTAACTCCACTCCGAAAATTACTTCTTTAATTGagtatattttgttttagtCCAAGGTACTGGATACTTTCCtcattttattacatttctGTATTCTCCCCTATGTGCATGTGCACTAACAAACTTGGCGCTGTTAATGCTTACGTTAAaaatcttttcatttttattgtcACTTTCCATTTTAACCTGTAGATATAGTAGGTATATAAAGTAGACGAAAAAATACATgcacaaataaaatatactacgtctttttttctttttttttttttttatgtaattattcttatttgttTTGTACAATGAGACACCACCACCACCCCATTGAAACCATTTAACGTTTTTACTTTCGGtctcaaaattatttaactaTGGACCACTGTAATATTTTCTAAACTGCGCAACTGTCTACGACTAATGCGCAGTTCAGTAAGGTCATTGTAGTGTATTTGCGAATGTATACATCtacacatgtatgtatgaatgtaAGTGCATGGGTAGATAAGTccatgtacgtatatatatatatatatatacagcgATGTGCATGTGTATGGGTAACATGCTGACCCCTTTTTGGAGAATGAAAAAGACCCACAGTTAAAGTGAAAATTAGGCAAGTGATAAAACTGCCTTATAGTTTCTAAAAAGGGTAAGGAAAAGTTTCTCATTATTTCGACTATTCCTCAATTCACACtgaaagagaaaataagTCGAGGAGGTGTGTTAACTAGCTCTGTTCCGCTGAGCTTCCTTTTTCTTgcatatcaaaaaaaaaaaaaaaaagttcgaATTTGGAAGTTCGAATTTAAAagttaaaagtaaaaagttGAAAGTTTAAAGGTAATCATTTTAGCGCAGCCCTTCTCGTAGGAAACCGCAAATAATATGCGCATATTTTACGGCACAAATATCAGTAGTGGTGcattattaaagaaaaaaaataaaataactcgAGCGACAATACGACAATAATAATACTGATGATAATTGTTATGATAACAGTGTTGATGATAAATTTGCAGCACTCCCAGACCAACAAACAAATGAAATGGCACAAACTTAAAGCAACAGCCAAGTGGTTAAGGGTAAGAAATAGCAAGgttgaaaaaaaggaaaaagaaggaTGGTTAATAGCTTGATGGCTGCATGGACAGATggaggggaaaaaaaaataaaaattggaaaaaaagagaaaccGGATATAGTCGCGCTAAAATTCCTCAACTAGGTTGAGAAACGGGGACACTGAGATactttatatgtatactctTACAACTGGGTATGATCCTCTCATCTACTCGAAATTCGTGagcttataaaaaaaaaaaaaaaaaaaggatcaAGGTAAACTACAGCGAACTGTGCATTTTACTCCATTCGTCGTAATcgaatacatttttataagagGTGTTAACCTGTTTGAGTGCTTTAATAAAGTCGTCATATTTAATAGCTCTGAATATAGAAGTGTTGGGTATGTTCTGTAtaccattatatttttctacaGCATCATCATAAACATATTCATAGCACTTTGAacataaatgataaatatcACTACCATTCCAATTTACTAGTTTATGAGAAATATTGTCTAATTCTTGTTCAGTAAGTTTAAATCCTGAATGTGTATgttttgataaaatataacgtATTTGATCCTTTCTTGCTTGTAAATCTGGAAGAGGTATATATACTCTTTTATTGAATCGTCTCAAAGCTGCATCATCTATCATATCAGGTCTATTAGTTGCTCCAATAATAACAATCATAAcatctttttttgtattaatacCATCTATCATTTGTAATAATtgatttttaattcttataGTTGTATCATCTTCATCTTTTTTCCTCATACCAAGGAAAGAATCAATttcatcaaaaaataaaattgaaggATTATCCACTTCTGCacatttaaataaactaGTAACAATTTTCTCAGTTTCACCaatatatttactaaatAGAGAAGatgtatttacattataaaaagaGCATTTACATGAAGAAGCTACCCATTTTGCTATCATTGTTTTACCTGTCCCTGGTGGaccaaataataaaattcctTTAGCTGCTCTATTTAAACCAGTAAATAAATCTGGTCTTAATATAACATTCacaattttatcttttataattttttttatatcgtGTAAACCAATTATATCTGTTTCTTTTACTTGTTcatttgaatttattttcatactCAAAGCATATCTAACCACATTTACATCCAACCCCTGTTCAATTAGATGCATATATTGTTCAGGCACTTCTTCACCCATATCCTTTGAATcatccatattttttctacaattttttcttttttcatctcTCTTGTCATTTCGACTTGCACTCTTCGAGttctcattattattattaccatcaTTGTTGTTACTATTTCCACTCTTTAACACATTATttctattccttttttttaaattgataTAGTTGAATGCTTTTATTGCCTCTTCAttcttttcgttttttctcTTAACCAAAACGTCCAATGCGTTTGAGAAGGCACCCTTCTTCTTTGACACATTGGTGCTAGGGAGGTCATCCGAACCATCATCATCTTTATCTTCATCAGTATTGTGATAAGCACCTCCATAATAGTTGcccttcttcttctttttctttttttccccctcCTGCAACTCCCTATCATCAGATGAATACTCTCCTTTTTTCTGTATAATTTTCTTCGTTGAGATACTGGTTATATTCTCCGTATCGTCAGACagataacttttttttttctttttcaactTGAGCGCTTTTGGAGTGTATATTTCATCGTCACTTTCGTCAGGTGCTACTATTTcgttatttaattttctctGATTTGTTAGTTGTTCATTCTGTTCCTCTTCATtggaaaaattttcttttacattATAGGAGTTACTATTTGCTGTGTTATGTGCTGTACCACTTACTATATTCCTCCTTTCatgataaattttaatgaacaTTGGATCAAAggtcatataattttttatatctatacTTGTTATACCACTAATAAAGTTATCATtctcttcaatttttttatctacaTTATTCGTTTCTGTATTGTTCAGTAAGTTAACCACTTTATTGTATGTTTCATCCTCTTCgtaattttcaaatatgtTATTGGGTATATTTGAAAAGATGAAATTATTCGCATCTATTTGGTAGTTATTTTCACTTCCTTCATTTTCGGTATCTTCACAGGTATCCCATATATCGTTAAGTAAAATATCGTGGAAACACTCCTTCTCCTCTTCCAGTATTTGGTAGTAAATTACTTCTTTCTCAATAGCGCTGCTAATGCCATTCATGTTGGGCTACTGTTTGGCGGGGATGAggaattatatacatatatatatacatatatatatatatatatatatatgtgtgcccTAAAATGGGGGAAACAGATTAACCTTTAATTTGTTCGTGTCCTCTACTTCTGCCTTTTCCGCTACTTCGTCTACTCCTTCGTCTACTCCTTCGTCTATTCCTTCGTCTACTCCTTCCTttgcttcttctttttctttttttatttacaaattaCTCCACAATGTACAATACCCGAAAAGCTCTTTTACGAAGTTTGCTCTGACAAATTATGAGCAACGATGCCGGCCAAGCGTCTTTTTCACCTCTTTCGAGATATATTAAG
This window harbors:
- a CDS encoding AAA family ATPase; the protein is MNGISSAIEKEVIYYQILEEEKECFHDILLNDIWDTCEDTENEGSENNYQIDANNFIFSNIPNNIFENYEEDETYNKVVNLLNNTETNNVDKKIEENDNFISGITSIDIKNYMTFDPMFIKIYHERRNIVSGTAHNTANSNSYNVKENFSNEEEQNEQLTNQRKLNNEIVAPDESDDEIYTPKALKLKKKKKSYLSDDTENITSISTKKIIQKKGEYSSDDRELQEGEKKKKKKKGNYYGGAYHNTDEDKDDDGSDDLPSTNVSKKKGAFSNALDVLVKRKNEKNEEAIKAFNYINLKKRNRNNVLKSGNSNNNDGNNNNENSKSASRNDKRDEKRKNCRKNMDDSKDMGEEVPEQYMHLIEQGLDVNVVRYALSMKINSNEQVKETDIIGLHDIKKIIKDKIVNVILRPDLFTGLNRAAKGILLFGPPGTGKTMIAKWVASSCKCSFYNVNTSSLFSKYIGETEKIVTSLFKCAEVDNPSILFFDEIDSFLGMRKKDEDDTTIRIKNQLLQMIDGINTKKDVMIVIIGATNRPDMIDDAALRRFNKRVYIPLPDLQARKDQIRYILSKHTHSGFKLTEQELDNISHKLVNWNGSDIYHLCSKCYEYVYDDAVEKYNGIQNIPNTSIFRAIKYDDFIKALKQVNTSYKNVFDYDEWSKMHSSL